The Oenanthe melanoleuca isolate GR-GAL-2019-014 chromosome 15, OMel1.0, whole genome shotgun sequence genome contains a region encoding:
- the FICD gene encoding protein adenylyltransferase FICD isoform X1, with protein sequence MNLVAMATDPELQWVSLWLRVRWAAVLVLLLSSLVMLLLPLAAVDNQCHAVLKGLSFLRSKLGSSGISRLTGQSTELSVTSKGLELLVLKGKASPEVKLEARAALNQALEMKRQGKREKAHKLFLYALKMDPDYVDALNEFGIFSEEDKDILQADYLYSKALTISPHNEKALSNRGRTLPLVEEIDQRYFSIIDSKVKKVMAIPKGNSALRRVMEESYYHHIYHTVAIEGNTLTLSEIRHIIETRYAVPGKSLTEQNEVIGMHAALKFVNTTLVSRIGSVSSRDILDIHRRVLGYADPVEAGRFRATQVFVGHHIPPHPQDVEKQMEEFVQWMNSEDAMSLHPVEFAALAHYKLVYIHPFVDGNGRTSRLLMNLILMQAGYPPITIRKEQRAEYYHVLEVANEGDVRPFIRFIAKCAETTLDMLLIATTEVSVGLPEAGGSAGCKQTIPVKT encoded by the exons ATGAATCTCGTGGCGATGGCGACCGATCCCGAGCTCCAGTGGGTGTCCCTGTGGCTCCGTGTGCGCTGGGCGGccgtgctggtgctgctgctgagctccctggtgatgctgctgctgcccctggctgctgtggaCAACCAGTGCCACGCTGTGCTCAAGGGCCTGTCGTTCCTGAGGAGTAAACTGGGCTCCTCGGGGATCAGCAGGCTCACAGGGCAGAGCACGGAGCTGAGCGTCACCTCcaaggggctggagctgctggtgctgaaggGAAAAGCCTCCCCAG AGGTGAAGCTGgaagccagagcagctctgaatcAAGCCCTGGAGATGAAGCGCCAGGGGAAGCGGGAGAAGGCTCACAAACTCTTCCTGTACGCCCTGAAAATGGACCCGGATTACGTGGATGCCCTGAACGAGTTTGGGATCTTTTCTGAGGAGGATAAAGACATCCTGCAGGCCGACTACCTGTACTCCAAAGCTCTGACCATCTCCCCCCACAACGAGAAGGCTCTGAGCAACCGGGGCAGGACGCTGCCCTTGGTGGAGGAGATCGACCAGAGGTACTTCAGCATCATCGACAGCAAGGTCAAGAAGGTGATGGCCATTCCCAAAGGGAACTCTGCCCTGCGCAGGGTGATGGAGGAATCCTACTACCACCACATCTACCACACGGTGGCCATCGAGGGGAACACGCTGACGCTGTCCGAGATCCGGCACATCATCGAGACCAGGTACGCCGTCCCCGGCAAGAGCCTGACGGAGCAGAACGAGGTGATCGGCATGCACGCCGCCCTCAAGTTCGTCAACACCACGCTGGTGTCGCGCATCGGCTCCGTCAGCAGCAGGGACATCCTGGACATCCACCGGCGCGTGCTGGGCTACGCCGACCCCGTGGAGGCCGGGCGCTTCCGAGCCACGCAGGTCTTCGTGGGCCACCACATCCCGCCGCACCCGCAGGACGTGGAGAAGCAGATGGAGGAGTTCGTGCAGTGGATGAACTCGGAGGACGCCATGAGCCTGCACCCCGTGGAGTTCGCGGCGCTGGCGCACTACAAGCTGGTGTACATCCACCCCTTCGTGGACGGCAACGGCCGCACCTCGCGGCTGCTGATGAACCTGATCCTGATGCAGGCGGGGTACCCGCCCATCACCATCCGCAAGGAGCAGCGCGCCGAGTATTACCACGTGCTGGAGGTGGCCAACGAGGGCGACGTGCGGCCCTTCATCCGCTTCATCGCCAAGTGCGCCGAGACCACGCTGGACATGCTGCTCATCGCCACCACCGAGGTCTCCGTGGGGCTGCCCGAggcgggcggcagcgccggcTGCAAACAGACCATCCCCGTCAAGACCTGA
- the FICD gene encoding protein adenylyltransferase FICD isoform X2, whose protein sequence is MRCLGVAGEGMPNSCDKPRARALKPTLTPQSCKGDAPGVRAGSRMNLVAMATDPELQWVSLWLRVRWAAVLVLLLSSLVMLLLPLAAVDNQCHAVLKGLSFLRSKLGSSGISRLTGQSTELSVTSKGLELLVLKGKASPEVKLEARAALNQALEMKRQGKREKAHKLFLYALKMDPDYVDALNEFGIFSEEDKDILQADYLYSKALTISPHNEKALSNRGRTLPLVEEIDQRYFSIIDSKVKKVMAIPKGNSALRRVMEESYYHHIYHTVAIEGNTLTLSEIRHIIETRYAVPGKSLTEQNEVIGMHAALKFVNTTLVSRIGSVSSRDILDIHRRVLGYADPVEAGRFRATQVFVGHHIPPHPQDVEKQMEEFVQWMNSEDAMSLHPVEFAALAHYKLVYIHPFVDGNGRTSRLLMNLILMQAGYPPITIRKEQRAEYYHVLEVANEGDVRPFIRFIAKCAETTLDMLLIATTEVSVGLPEAGGSAGCKQTIPVKT, encoded by the exons ATGCGGTgcctgggggtggcaggggagGGGATGCCAAACAGCTGTGACAAACCCAGAGCACGTGCACTCAAACCCACTCTTACCCCACAGAGCTGTAAAGGAGATGCTCCAGGTGTCCGTGCTGGAAGCAGGATGAATCTCGTGGCGATGGCGACCGATCCCGAGCTCCAGTGGGTGTCCCTGTGGCTCCGTGTGCGCTGGGCGGccgtgctggtgctgctgctgagctccctggtgatgctgctgctgcccctggctgctgtggaCAACCAGTGCCACGCTGTGCTCAAGGGCCTGTCGTTCCTGAGGAGTAAACTGGGCTCCTCGGGGATCAGCAGGCTCACAGGGCAGAGCACGGAGCTGAGCGTCACCTCcaaggggctggagctgctggtgctgaaggGAAAAGCCTCCCCAG AGGTGAAGCTGgaagccagagcagctctgaatcAAGCCCTGGAGATGAAGCGCCAGGGGAAGCGGGAGAAGGCTCACAAACTCTTCCTGTACGCCCTGAAAATGGACCCGGATTACGTGGATGCCCTGAACGAGTTTGGGATCTTTTCTGAGGAGGATAAAGACATCCTGCAGGCCGACTACCTGTACTCCAAAGCTCTGACCATCTCCCCCCACAACGAGAAGGCTCTGAGCAACCGGGGCAGGACGCTGCCCTTGGTGGAGGAGATCGACCAGAGGTACTTCAGCATCATCGACAGCAAGGTCAAGAAGGTGATGGCCATTCCCAAAGGGAACTCTGCCCTGCGCAGGGTGATGGAGGAATCCTACTACCACCACATCTACCACACGGTGGCCATCGAGGGGAACACGCTGACGCTGTCCGAGATCCGGCACATCATCGAGACCAGGTACGCCGTCCCCGGCAAGAGCCTGACGGAGCAGAACGAGGTGATCGGCATGCACGCCGCCCTCAAGTTCGTCAACACCACGCTGGTGTCGCGCATCGGCTCCGTCAGCAGCAGGGACATCCTGGACATCCACCGGCGCGTGCTGGGCTACGCCGACCCCGTGGAGGCCGGGCGCTTCCGAGCCACGCAGGTCTTCGTGGGCCACCACATCCCGCCGCACCCGCAGGACGTGGAGAAGCAGATGGAGGAGTTCGTGCAGTGGATGAACTCGGAGGACGCCATGAGCCTGCACCCCGTGGAGTTCGCGGCGCTGGCGCACTACAAGCTGGTGTACATCCACCCCTTCGTGGACGGCAACGGCCGCACCTCGCGGCTGCTGATGAACCTGATCCTGATGCAGGCGGGGTACCCGCCCATCACCATCCGCAAGGAGCAGCGCGCCGAGTATTACCACGTGCTGGAGGTGGCCAACGAGGGCGACGTGCGGCCCTTCATCCGCTTCATCGCCAAGTGCGCCGAGACCACGCTGGACATGCTGCTCATCGCCACCACCGAGGTCTCCGTGGGGCTGCCCGAggcgggcggcagcgccggcTGCAAACAGACCATCCCCGTCAAGACCTGA